One genomic window of Ictalurus punctatus breed USDA103 chromosome 23, Coco_2.0, whole genome shotgun sequence includes the following:
- the dpy19l1l gene encoding dpy-19-like 1, like: protein MVVKARKAGAKEQNERSDGKSRRGREGKSAQLHGKNSAIIRHKLGHTSPPTAPTPAPPEPPLRLLRALFICALALIAGFLHWYHLSELFENDRHFSHMSSLEKEMAFRTEMGLYYSYFKSIIEAPSFLNGLGLIMNDRLTEYPLVINTLKRFNLYPEVVLASWYRVYSTTMEFFRIPTKMCWTINRGEDLDPVESCEGMGDPAYFYVTFVFLLNGAMMSVFYVYGAYLSGSKMGGAVTVLSFFFNHGESTRVMWTPPLRESFSYPFLVLQMLLLTHILRTRNPSRNSMVALGVSTVMFMLPWQFAQFVLLTQVASLFASYILGYLSPAKMQALLLTHMVSLGVCFILMFGNSMLLTSFYASSLFSIWGVVALRNRFAQMFTAGLLTWVMQCVAWGGTTVILKFLLALVFGASDDAHISSLIKSKFTSYKDFDTMMYTCAAEFDFMEVETVLRYVRTLLLPVNLLLVAVIAVKILKDVTAFLRHRDSAEAPSVDHPTEKLDKAVLVYHTLQLVAFAVLAVLIMRLKLFLTPHMCLMTSLLCSRQLFGWVGEKVKQHAAVFIIVSIMAVQGVANLQQQWSIMGEFSNLPQEDLLEWIKENTPTNAVFAGAMPTMASVKLSAGRAIVNHPHYEDAGLRERTKLVYSMYSRKSVEQVKRNLISLQVDYFILEDSWCTRRTRPGCSMPEIWDVEDPVNLGKTPVCTLLSRDTHPHFITVFHNNVYKVLKVPKAATHTR from the exons atggtCGTTAAAGCAAGAAAAGCGGGCGCGAAGGAGCAGAATGAGCGGAGTGACGGGAAGAgcaggagagggagagaggggaagagcGCGCAGCTGCACGGTAAAAACTCCGCCATCATCCGCCACAAACTCGGCCACACATCCCCCCCGACCGCGCCGACACCAGCACCACCAGAACCACCGCTCCGCCTCCTCAGAGCTCTGTTCATCTGCGCTCTCG CTCTTATTGCAGGGTTTCTCCACtg GTACCACCTCTCCGAGCTGTTTGAGAATGACCGGCACTTTTCCCACATGTCCTCTCTGGAGAAGGAGATGGCCTTCAGAACTGAAATG GGTCTGTATTACTCCTACTTTAAGAGCATCATCGAGGCTCCGTCCTTCCTGAACGGTCTGGGTCTGATCATGAACGACCGACTCACCGAGTATCCTCTGGTCATAAACACGCTGAAGAGGTTTAACCTGTACCCCGAG GTGGTGTTGGCCAGCTGGTACCGTGTTTACTCTACCACTATGGAGTTCTTCAGGATTCCTACTAAAATGTGCTGGACCATCAACAGAGGAGAAGATCTGGATCCTGTGGAGAGCTGTGaag gcatggGAGATCCTGCATACTTCTACGTGACCTTTGTTTTCCTGTTAAACGGCGCCATGATGAGTGTGTTTTACGTCTACGGAGCCTATCTGAG CGGCAGTAAGATGGGAGGAGCGGTCACAGTGCTGTCCTTCTTTTTTAACCACGGCgag AGTACGCGGGTGATGTGGACTCCTCCACTCAGAGAGAGTTTCTCGTATCCCTTCCTGGTTCTGCAGATGCTCCTCCTCACTCACATCCTCAG GACGAGGAACCCGAGCAGGAACAGCATGGTTGCGCTGGGCGTGTCCACGGTCATGTTCATGTTGCCATGGCAATTTGCCCAGTTTGTCTTACTCACACAG GTGGCGTCTCTGTTTGCCTCCTACATCCTGGGTTACCTGAGTCCAGCTAAGATGCAGGCCCTACTGCTCACACACATG GTGTCTCTGGGTGTGTGTTTCATCCTCATGTTCGGTAACTCCATGTTACTGACGTCCTTCTACGCCTCCTCCCTCTTCTCCATCTGg gGTGTAGTTGCTCTGAGGAATCGGTTTGCGCAGATGTTTACAGCTGGACTCCTCACATGG gtgatgcagtgtgtggcgtggGGCGGGACTACAGTGATCCTCAAGTTCCTGTTAGCGCTCGTATTCGGGGCGTCGGATGAT GCTCACATCAGCAGTCTGATCAAGTCCAAGTTCACCAGCTACAAGGACTTTGATACGATGATGTACACCTGCGCAGCTGAGTTCGACTTCATGGAGGTGGAG acGGTTCTGCGCTACGTTAGAACCCTGCTGCTGCCCGTGAACCTGCTGCTGGTTGCTGTTATTGCTGTAAAG ATTCTAAAGGACGTGACGGCGTTCCTCAGACATCGGGACAGCGCCGAGGCTCCATCAGTCGACCATCC GACGGAGAAGTTGGATAAAGCAGTG ttggTGTATCACACTCTGCAGTTGGTAGCCTTTGCTGTTCTGGCTGTTCTCATCATGAGGCTGAAACTCTTCCTCACGCCACACATGTGCTTAATGACGTCACTGCTCTGCTCCAGACAG ctgttcGGCTGGGTGGGTGAGAAAGTGAAGCAGCACGCTGCCGTGTTTATAATCGTGTCCATCATGGCGGTTCAGGGCGTGGCCAACCTGCAACAGCAGTGGAGCATCATGGGAGAATTCAGCAACCTGCCACAGGAAGACCTGCTGGAGTGGATCAAAGAGAACACACCAACGA atgcaGTGTTTGCGGGTGCGATGCCCACCATGGCGAGTGTGAAGCTGTCAGCAGGCAGAGCCATCGTTAATCACCCGCACTACGAGGACGCAGGACTCAG ggaaagGACAAAGCTGGTTTATTCCATGTACAGCCGGAAATCAGTGGAACAGGTGAAGAGGAACCTGATCAGTTTGCAAGTGGATTATTTCATCCTTGAGGACTCGTGGTGCACCAGACGGACCag GCCGGGCTGCAGCATGCCAGAGATCTGGGATGTGGAGGATCCGGTGAATTTGGGTAAAACTCCGGTGTGTACGCTGCTGAGCCGAGACACGCATCCTCACTTCATCACCGTCTTCCACAACAACGTCTATAAAGTGCTCAAAGTCCCCAAAGCAGCTACACACACCAGATAA
- the herpud2 gene encoding homocysteine-responsive endoplasmic reticulum-resident ubiquitin-like domain member 2 protein, whose translation MEEQGADSPITLIIRAPNQKYDDQPISCFLDWTVEKLKKHITNVYPSKPLSREQRLVYSGRLLQDHQQLRDVLRKQDEYHMVHLVCAPRSPPADPGDPSVTSDPGSTNADSADPAHSASLSNQNVPDPSFTGSTDGVRHRGGPAHAPQRPEGVVFPAAPPAAFPPHSVYTPVQVMWWQRVYAQHYYMHYQAAMAATQAPPPPVNPGPSVAPAPAPVPVNPAPLEQPANQNPQMNAQGGAVQNEDELNRDWLDWLYTVSRAAVLLSIVYFYSSFSRFVMVIGAMLLVYLHQAGWFPFRVELQNPGAADRPPAENERNHNMQEMERIMDDGLEDDDGDSGDEGSDEAAPPQPSFLTSTWSFVSTFFTSLVPEGPPRGAR comes from the exons ATGGAGGAACAGGGAGCTGACAGTCCCATCACCCTGATCATCCGCGCACCAAACCAGAAATATGACGACCAGCCGATCAGCTGCTTCCTCGACTGGACagtggagaaactgaagaaacACATCACTAACGTTTATCCCAGCAAACCG TTGTCCCGAGAGCAGCGGCTCGTTTACTCCGGACGTCTTCTACAGGATCACCAGCAGCTCCGAGACGTGCTCCGGAAG CAGGATGAGTATCACATGGTCCACCTGGTGTGCGCACCCCGGAGTCCCCCAGCTGACCCCGGTGACCCCTCAGTGACCTCTGACCCCGGCTCTACA AATGCAGACTCTGCTGACCCCGCccactctgcctctctgtccaatcagaatgtCCCAGACCCCTCCTTCACAGGAAGTACAGACGGCGTTCGACACCGAGGAGGTCCTGCTCACGCTCCGCAGCG gcccGAGGGAGTCGTGTTTCCTGCAGCGCCCCCTGCTGCATTTCCTCCTCACAGCGTGTACACTCCTGTGCAGGTGATGTGGTGGCAGCGTGTGTACGCTCAGCATTACTACATGCACTA TCAGGCTGCGATGGCTGCCACTCAGGCCCCGCCCCCTCCAGTTAACCCTGGCCCATCGGTCGCTCCGGCTCCAGCCCCGGTTCCGGTTAACCCTGCCCCGTTGGAGCAACCGGCCAATCAGAACCCTCAGATGAACGCTCAGGGCGGGGCCGTGCAGAACGAGGACGAGCTGAACCGTGATTGGTTGGACTGGCTGTACACGGTGTCGCGCGCCGCCGTCCTACTCAGCATTGTCTATTTCTATTCGTCTTTCAGTCGCTTCGTCATGGTGATCGGGGCCATGCTGCTCGTCTACCT tcacCAGGCGGGATGGTTCCCCTTCAGGGTGGAGCTGCAGAACCCTGGAGCAGCAGACCGACCTCCAGCTGAGAACGAGAGAAACCACAACATGCAGGAAATG gaGCGCATTATGGACGATGGTcttgaggatgatgatggtgacagTGGTGATGAAGGCTCTGATGAAGCCGCTCCTCCTCAGCCGAGCTTCCTCACGTCCACGTGGTCCTTCGTCAGCACGTTCTTCACCTCGCTGGTTCCTGAGGGTCCTCCTCGTGGCGCTAGAtaa